The proteins below come from a single Methanothrix thermoacetophila PT genomic window:
- the speA gene encoding biosynthetic arginine decarboxylase, with product MWKVDDSIALYGIHGWGDGYFSINEKGNVVVMPNKSSDSCVDVMDVIRRLETSGENLPVLLRFPQIIEHRIWEIYRAFTGSISEFGYQGKYQPVFPMKVNQRKEVIEYILNYGREINIGLEIGTKAELLAALTLDLPEDSLLICNGYKDDDFLRLALMFSDKHKIIIVVDLFEEIFDILRLARSMEVRPLLGMRVKLFSKGSGRWAESGGESAKFGLSTIECLELLKILEENGLLDRLRMIHFHIGSQITDIHRIKHAMNEAARIYAKVRKVAEIEYFNVGGGLSVDYDGSKSSGPSSANYTLREYSNDIVYTLQKICEEEGVPCPTIVSESGRAIAAYHSFLVFKIIGKKNSKDGFVAFPLEGDPIQIEDLYFAFKNINLKNYKEYYHDALHYRDELLDSFNLGNIGLEERAKGEMLFWMVCQKAVSLARHAGDNSEEFRELKKLVGQKYIGNFSLFQSVPDMWGVGQIFPIMPLHRLREVPSECGTIADITCDSDGEIKSFAGGKEAIELHKLSRSEDYYMGIFLLGAYQDTLGDFHNLLGCVTEVHVLVEGRSWRISRRIPGDTCEKLLKFFNYDTEAYLQRLGERCATEPQLEAVLEEVRRALSTTTYFNSPCLASETDEDKELLNSAAHRVMIETGRI from the coding sequence ATGTGGAAGGTTGACGACTCCATCGCCCTCTATGGAATTCACGGCTGGGGTGACGGCTACTTCTCAATCAACGAGAAGGGCAACGTCGTCGTGATGCCGAACAAGAGCAGCGACAGCTGTGTCGATGTTATGGATGTCATCAGGAGACTGGAGACATCCGGAGAGAACCTGCCTGTGCTTCTGAGATTTCCTCAGATAATAGAGCACAGAATCTGGGAGATATACAGAGCATTTACAGGATCCATATCAGAGTTCGGCTACCAGGGAAAGTACCAGCCGGTATTTCCCATGAAGGTGAATCAGAGGAAAGAGGTCATAGAGTACATCCTGAATTACGGCAGGGAGATCAACATCGGCTTGGAGATAGGCACAAAGGCGGAGCTGCTCGCCGCGCTTACACTGGATCTTCCTGAGGACTCGCTGCTGATCTGCAATGGATACAAGGATGACGATTTCCTCCGTCTGGCCCTGATGTTCTCAGACAAGCATAAGATAATAATAGTCGTGGACCTCTTCGAGGAGATCTTCGATATACTGAGACTGGCCAGGAGCATGGAGGTGAGGCCACTTCTAGGTATGAGGGTCAAGCTCTTCTCAAAGGGTAGTGGCAGATGGGCCGAGTCCGGCGGCGAGTCGGCCAAGTTCGGACTCTCGACCATCGAGTGCCTGGAGCTGCTGAAGATCCTGGAGGAGAACGGCCTGCTCGATCGCCTCAGGATGATACACTTCCACATCGGATCTCAGATCACAGACATACACAGAATAAAGCACGCGATGAACGAGGCCGCTAGGATCTACGCGAAGGTGAGAAAGGTCGCTGAGATAGAGTACTTCAACGTTGGAGGCGGCCTGAGCGTTGACTATGATGGCTCGAAGAGTTCCGGGCCCTCGAGCGCGAACTACACTCTGCGGGAGTACAGCAACGACATCGTTTACACGCTCCAGAAGATATGCGAGGAGGAGGGCGTGCCGTGTCCTACGATTGTCTCAGAGAGCGGCAGGGCGATAGCTGCATACCACTCATTCCTGGTCTTCAAGATAATCGGCAAGAAGAACTCCAAGGATGGGTTCGTGGCGTTTCCGCTTGAGGGGGATCCCATACAGATAGAGGATCTCTACTTTGCCTTCAAGAACATCAACCTCAAGAACTACAAGGAGTACTACCACGATGCCCTCCATTACAGGGATGAGCTGCTCGACTCGTTCAACCTAGGCAATATCGGGCTTGAGGAGCGCGCGAAGGGGGAGATGCTCTTCTGGATGGTCTGCCAGAAGGCCGTGAGCCTGGCAAGACATGCCGGCGACAACTCCGAGGAGTTCAGGGAGCTGAAGAAGCTCGTGGGGCAGAAATACATAGGGAACTTCTCGCTCTTCCAGTCGGTGCCGGACATGTGGGGTGTGGGCCAGATATTCCCAATAATGCCCCTTCACAGGCTCAGGGAGGTGCCATCAGAATGTGGGACAATAGCGGACATAACATGTGATTCAGATGGCGAGATAAAGAGCTTTGCAGGAGGGAAGGAGGCCATAGAGCTCCACAAGCTCAGTAGGAGCGAGGACTACTACATGGGCATATTCCTGCTGGGGGCCTACCAGGACACGCTCGGGGACTTCCACAACCTCCTCGGCTGCGTTACAGAGGTTCATGTGCTTGTGGAGGGAAGGAGCTGGAGGATATCCAGGCGCATACCAGGAGATACATGCGAGAAGCTCCTGAAGTTCTTCAACTACGACACAGAGGCTTACCTCCAGAGGCTTGGCGAGAGATGTGCAACGGAACCACAGCTCGAGGCGGTGCTTGAGGAGGTCAGGAGAGCGCTCAGTACGACCACGTACTTCAACTCCCCATGCCTGGCCTCCGAGACCGATGAGGATAAAGAGCTGCTGAACAGCGCAGCTCA
- a CDS encoding SDH family Clp fold serine proteinase has protein sequence MILQRNKYREHPYPYVDDVYSQIPVEQILSNLWIILFLLLFLVPMVQRNILQMARKRLLVKLGKRRGSLVITLIHRQEVISLLGLPLARYIDIDDSEEVLRAIRSAPNDVPIDIILHTPGGLALAATQIALALKNHPARTSVIIPHYAMSGGTLIALAVDEIIMDPNAALGPVDPQLGDQTGAYPATSILKVVEKKKIDEIDDKTLILAEEARKAVEQMKALLRRIVCSDCDEETVNRIIEEMVSGKYTHDHPFLADDLRALLGDRVKTDVPQEVYELMALYRMDISRRRPGVEYVPMSKG, from the coding sequence ATGATCCTCCAAAGAAATAAATATCGAGAACATCCATATCCTTATGTGGACGATGTGTACAGTCAGATCCCGGTGGAGCAAATACTCAGCAATCTCTGGATAATTCTCTTCCTGCTGCTTTTTCTCGTGCCGATGGTCCAGAGGAACATCCTGCAGATGGCCAGGAAGCGTCTCCTCGTGAAGCTCGGGAAGAGGAGAGGCTCGCTTGTGATAACCCTGATACACAGGCAGGAGGTCATAAGCTTGCTCGGGCTGCCTCTCGCAAGGTACATAGATATCGATGACAGCGAGGAGGTTCTCAGGGCGATACGCAGCGCGCCGAATGATGTGCCCATTGACATAATACTCCACACTCCGGGGGGGCTCGCGCTTGCTGCGACGCAGATCGCCCTGGCGTTGAAGAACCACCCTGCGAGGACGAGCGTGATAATACCGCACTACGCGATGTCCGGCGGCACCCTGATCGCCCTCGCGGTAGACGAGATAATCATGGATCCAAATGCCGCTCTTGGCCCTGTGGACCCGCAGCTTGGCGACCAGACCGGCGCATACCCGGCGACATCGATACTGAAGGTTGTTGAGAAGAAGAAGATCGACGAGATCGATGACAAGACGCTGATACTAGCTGAGGAGGCGAGGAAGGCAGTGGAGCAGATGAAGGCGCTGCTTCGCAGGATTGTATGCTCAGACTGTGATGAGGAGACTGTCAACAGAATCATCGAGGAGATGGTATCTGGGAAGTATACACACGACCACCCATTCCTGGCAGATGATCTCAGGGCTCTGCTCGGAGATCGCGTGAAGACTGATGTCCCCCAGGAAGTCTACGAGCTCATGGCACTCTACAGGATGGACATAAGCAGGAGGCGCCCCGGGGTTGAGTACGTGCCGATGTCTAAGGGTTAG
- a CDS encoding YgiQ family radical SAM protein produces the protein MPEQPEYLPISRREMKELGVDQLDVILVTGDAYVDHPSFGAALIGRVLWDAGFTVGIIPQPDWRRSEDFKRLGEPRLFFGVTAGNVDSMVNAFTPNLKRRSGDVYSPGGEIRRPDRATLVYADRIHSIFPGRPVVLGGIEASLRRFAHYDYWSDSVRRSIIADAPADLLVFGMGELAVVEIASRLERGESIGEIRDVRGTVFKMSVKEWKSSSHEEYTVIPSFDEVSSDKRKYAEAFRLHYMEQDPFRGRAVVQPHPKTVIVQNPPARPLKTEELDRIYELPYIRREHPSYRKPVPALESVRFSITSHRGCFGSCSFCALTHHQGRIVQSRSIESILKEARRLVEMPGFRGVIQDVGGPTADMYGMVCALWERGGCGRICTPECDNIEISHRRYLELLRRLKEIPGVRHVFVSSGIRHDLVVRDEKYGELFLEELCREHVSGHLKIAPEHISESVTRCMHKPPVEVLDAFMNCFRRAAGKSGREEYVLPYLMSGHPGCTVRDMIELAEYMRDHRIRVEQVQDFTPTPMTVSTTMYHTGLDPFTMKPVHVPRGREKMIQRALLQYWLPQNRKLVREGLISADRTDLIGDGPMCLVPSNP, from the coding sequence ATGCCGGAGCAGCCAGAGTACCTGCCGATCTCCAGAAGAGAGATGAAGGAGCTTGGTGTAGATCAGCTCGACGTGATTTTGGTCACAGGCGATGCATATGTGGACCATCCATCTTTCGGAGCCGCGCTCATCGGAAGGGTTCTGTGGGATGCCGGATTCACCGTGGGAATCATCCCGCAGCCCGACTGGAGGAGATCAGAGGACTTCAAGCGCCTCGGCGAGCCTCGGCTCTTTTTCGGAGTAACAGCCGGAAACGTCGACTCTATGGTCAACGCCTTCACTCCAAATCTCAAGAGGAGGAGCGGCGACGTGTACTCCCCGGGAGGAGAGATCAGGAGGCCGGATCGAGCCACTCTGGTCTATGCTGACAGGATCCACTCGATATTTCCAGGAAGGCCCGTAGTGCTTGGCGGCATCGAGGCCAGCCTTCGTAGGTTTGCGCATTACGATTACTGGTCTGACTCTGTGAGGAGATCCATAATTGCAGATGCCCCCGCAGATCTCCTCGTCTTCGGTATGGGAGAGCTGGCCGTGGTTGAAATAGCATCCAGGCTGGAGAGAGGAGAGTCAATCGGCGAGATCAGGGACGTAAGGGGCACGGTCTTCAAGATGAGCGTTAAGGAGTGGAAGAGCTCCAGCCACGAGGAGTACACTGTTATACCTTCATTCGATGAGGTCTCCTCGGACAAGAGGAAGTACGCAGAGGCGTTCAGGCTCCACTACATGGAGCAGGACCCGTTCAGGGGCAGAGCTGTTGTGCAGCCCCACCCCAAGACGGTCATAGTCCAGAATCCTCCTGCAAGACCGCTAAAAACAGAGGAGCTCGACAGGATATACGAGCTCCCGTACATCAGGAGAGAGCATCCGTCGTACAGAAAACCTGTGCCAGCGCTGGAGAGTGTCAGGTTCTCCATAACAAGCCACCGTGGCTGCTTTGGCTCCTGCAGCTTTTGCGCGCTGACACACCATCAGGGGCGCATTGTGCAGTCCAGGAGCATAGAATCGATCCTCAAGGAGGCGCGGAGGCTGGTTGAGATGCCCGGATTCAGGGGGGTGATACAGGATGTGGGGGGACCGACAGCCGACATGTACGGCATGGTTTGTGCCCTGTGGGAGCGGGGAGGGTGCGGAAGAATATGCACGCCAGAGTGCGATAATATCGAGATATCCCACAGAAGATACCTTGAACTGCTGCGAAGGCTAAAGGAGATACCTGGCGTCAGGCATGTCTTCGTCAGCTCTGGAATACGCCACGATCTTGTAGTGAGAGACGAAAAATACGGGGAGCTCTTTCTGGAGGAGCTATGCCGCGAGCATGTATCAGGCCATCTCAAGATCGCACCTGAGCATATCTCTGAAAGCGTGACGAGATGCATGCACAAGCCACCTGTGGAGGTGCTGGACGCGTTCATGAATTGCTTCCGTCGTGCAGCAGGAAAATCTGGAAGGGAGGAGTATGTGCTACCGTATCTCATGTCGGGCCATCCAGGCTGTACTGTGAGGGATATGATAGAGCTGGCCGAGTACATGCGCGATCATCGCATAAGAGTTGAGCAGGTCCAGGACTTCACGCCCACGCCGATGACGGTCTCCACGACGATGTATCATACCGGACTCGATCCGTTCACGATGAAGCCTGTCCATGTTCCCAGGGGCAGGGAGAAGATGATCCAGAGAGCGCTCCTCCAATACTGGCTTCCACAGAACCGCAAGCTTGTCAGGGAGGGGTTGATTTCAGCAGACAGAACAGATCTGATCGGGGATGGACCGATGTGTCTGGTGCCATCTAACCCTTAG